The genomic DNA CGCAAAGGCGACTTCCGCAAGCTTTGGATTCAGCGCATCAACGCTGGCGCTCGAGCGAATGGACTTACTTACAACCGCTTCATTCAAGGATTGAAGATTGCTGAAGTTGAGGTTGACCGTCGGATGCTCGCCGAGCTTGCGGTTAACGAGCCAGCAACTTTCGCTCAATTGGTACAGGTTGCAGCTAACGCTCTGCCAAAGGACTAACTTTCAGACATGACATATGTCGAAACAAACGTGCGTGCACTCAAAGTAGTGCGCGCACGTCGCTTATTAGAAAG from Actinomycetota bacterium includes the following:
- a CDS encoding 50S ribosomal protein L20: MARVKRAVNAAKKRREVLEQASGYRGQRSRLYRKAKEQVTHSMVYAYADRRTRKGDFRKLWIQRINAGARANGLTYNRFIQGLKIAEVEVDRRMLAELAVNEPATFAQLVQVAANALPKD